ACGGAGAGAAGCGTGGGTTGTTAATAGGCGATTCACATGCAAACCACTTAGTTGGTTTTATCGATGTGCTCGGAAAAAAAGCCAATATCTCCACCACTGATTATACGCTTGACCAATGCGTGCCTTTGTTTGGTCTTCAGTGGGGGACATCCTACTCACGCGCTCAAGCGTGTAAGATGAGAAATGAGTTAGCTGAAGAGTACATAATTGAGCATAAACCCGACGTTGTTTATATGGGAGGTAGTTGGCCAAACTTTGGATCAGAGTCAATTTTAATCGACGGGGTGATAATAGATGATGTTGACACTAAATATCAATATTTCAAGCAAAAGCTGCACGATACATTAAATAGTATTTTACAACATAGTTCGAAAGTTGTTTTATTCAAAGATACAGCGTTCTATTCACAAATAAAGCCGTCATGTCCGATAAAGAAAGCAATGTATTCATTATCCACGACGTGCGAAATACCATATTTAGAAAATGAAATGATGGCTGATATATTTAATGAAATAAGCGCAAAATTTAGTACACAGGAGCTGGAAATAATTGATACGAAAGAATTTTACTGTAATGGCGAGTTTTGTAATCTCGCTATTGAGAACACCCTAGTGTATATTGATGAGGATCACATAACATACGAAGCATCTAAGTTGTTTGGAACACTATATTTAAAGTCAAACTCACGATAGGCTTAATATGAAATGATAACTAGCATGATGTCTATAATTACGTTTTTTAGTAGCTTACTGGTGCTTTTATATCTAGTGGGTATGCACTTTCAACCAATTTCTGACCATCCTATAAGCTACTTTCTGGAGTACGTTCCAGATTATATTTTAGTAATATTAGCTGCTCCCATACTTTTTACAAAAATGCGCTTTAAATATTGGGTATTCTGTTTTTTTTTACTAATGATACTTATATCATCTCCTTTTCAGTTGAACTTATTAAAGGGTAGTGAAGAAAGCCTAAAATACGACACATTGAATATTGCCTCGTTTAACGTTGCTCAACGAGTCGATGAGGCCGTGTTATACGCTTGGTTCAGGCATCACGACATAGATATCTTATTCATTCAGGAAGCAAGGGATAAGCAATTAGATGCTGCGGAAGAAAACGACTTATACTCGTCTTGTAAGCCACGCTTATGTGTTTTGTCTAAATATCCGATAGAAGATTACGAAACGATAGATAGACGAGCACTAGAGGAGTGGGGGCTTTTTGCTTCACTGCACTCAATCTTGGTTGGGAAGAAAAAGGTATTTCTTATGAATACTCATTTTGCTTCAATATCTAATTTTGGTTTTGAATTCTCTTCTTTGAATGGTTTC
The nucleotide sequence above comes from Alteromonas naphthalenivorans. Encoded proteins:
- a CDS encoding endonuclease/exonuclease/phosphatase family protein, whose protein sequence is MMSIITFFSSLLVLLYLVGMHFQPISDHPISYFLEYVPDYILVILAAPILFTKMRFKYWVFCFFLLMILISSPFQLNLLKGSEESLKYDTLNIASFNVAQRVDEAVLYAWFRHHDIDILFIQEARDKQLDAAEENDLYSSCKPRLCVLSKYPIEDYETIDRRALEEWGLFASLHSILVGKKKVFLMNTHFASISNFGFEFSSLNGFLSKMILFKESKAIEFGLVKSMLSSFVYDEHFIIAGDFNITDRNPQYKKYWGNFENLFREVGFGYGSTRIHPWLSPRIDHVLISNKLKANKALVGNDLGSDHLPILGNISLLDE